The following are encoded in a window of Bacillota bacterium genomic DNA:
- a CDS encoding hydrogenase iron-sulfur subunit: MNPDRRIIAFCCYNCAYAAADLAGAMRVPYDPGVAVVGVPCTGAIEAAVVLGAFEEGADGVFVAGCLDGECRYKEGNLRARERVAGLQKRLAEVGLEPGRLEMYQLSAAMGTRFGEIVAEFVGRIKALPPSRLGRGAAVKGGVPG; this comes from the coding sequence GTGAACCCTGATCGCAGGATAATCGCCTTCTGCTGTTATAATTGTGCGTATGCCGCCGCCGACCTGGCGGGGGCCATGCGGGTGCCCTACGATCCCGGGGTGGCCGTTGTAGGAGTGCCCTGTACCGGGGCGATCGAGGCCGCCGTGGTGCTCGGTGCCTTCGAGGAGGGCGCCGACGGGGTGTTTGTCGCGGGCTGCCTGGACGGCGAATGCCGCTACAAGGAAGGCAACCTGCGGGCTCGGGAGCGGGTGGCCGGGCTGCAGAAGCGGCTGGCCGAGGTGGGTCTGGAGCCCGGGCGGTTGGAAATGTACCAGTTGTCGGCCGCCATGGGCACCCGTTTCGGAGAAATCGTCGCCGAGTTTGTGGGGCGGATCAAGGCTCTGCCCCCGTCAAGGTTGGGCAGAGGCGCCGCCGTCAAGGGGGGTGTGCCCGGATGA
- a CDS encoding DUF456 domain-containing protein codes for MTTLALLVALLFFLAGLAAIVFPVLPGPVLIWVGMLVYGFMTGFEGLSWVFFAGQGLAVALTFFVDYAATVWGVHRFGGSRAAVWGGVAGALLGLVVLGPFGVIAGPFLGAFAAELLARGSTRQALRVGVGTLIGFVGSTLTKILIAGAMLLWFFVTIF; via the coding sequence ATGACGACCCTGGCGCTTCTGGTGGCCCTGCTTTTTTTCCTGGCCGGCCTGGCCGCCATCGTGTTCCCCGTGTTGCCCGGTCCGGTGCTGATCTGGGTGGGCATGCTGGTCTACGGCTTCATGACCGGATTCGAGGGGCTCTCCTGGGTGTTCTTCGCGGGCCAGGGCTTGGCCGTGGCGCTGACCTTCTTCGTGGACTACGCCGCCACCGTCTGGGGCGTGCACCGGTTCGGCGGCTCGCGGGCCGCCGTCTGGGGGGGCGTCGCCGGGGCTTTACTTGGCCTGGTCGTCCTGGGTCCGTTCGGAGTGATCGCCGGGCCCTTCCTCGGAGCATTCGCCGCCGAACTGCTGGCCAGGGGTTCAACCCGGCAGGCCCTGCGTGTCGGAGTCGGCACCCTGATCGGCTTTGTGGGCAGTACGCTCACCAAAATCCTGATTGCCGGGGCCATGCTCCTCTGGTTCTTCGTCACTATTTTCTAA
- a CDS encoding DUF503 domain-containing protein, giving the protein MRVGILTVELFLGEALSLKDKRRHLKSLLTRLRNRYNVSAAEVDHQDHWQRAALAVAVVGNRTAHVDESLQEVLNFIAAQPSLEIIHHRTELL; this is encoded by the coding sequence ATGCGCGTGGGCATTCTCACCGTGGAGCTGTTTCTGGGGGAGGCCCTTTCCCTGAAAGACAAGCGGAGGCATCTCAAAAGCCTTTTGACCCGCTTGCGGAACAGATACAATGTGTCGGCGGCCGAGGTGGACCACCAGGACCACTGGCAGCGGGCCGCGCTCGCGGTGGCGGTGGTCGGCAACCGGACCGCGCACGTCGACGAGTCGCTTCAGGAAGTGCTGAACTTCATCGCCGCCCAGCCCAGCCTCGAAATCATCCATCACCGGACCGAACTGCTCTGA
- a CDS encoding methylenetetrahydrofolate reductase C-terminal domain-containing protein has protein sequence MIVTEAKSFVLVAAMITGFRRVLVAACAGCTAVCGVGGERQAGELADALRLHARLRGEVLDTEVRGVTRQCEPEFVAELAPAVARAEAVLTLGCGVGAQFLAEHYPGVPVLPGVNTRFAGGLAAPGVWEERCRLCGDCVLYLTGGVCPRTRCAKGIMNGPCGGAAGGLCEVGNATPCAWLLIWERLERLGRTGTLDEIGPPPDWSGAQAGPRRSGKGGGVE, from the coding sequence ATGATCGTCACGGAGGCAAAGTCCTTCGTCCTGGTGGCCGCTATGATCACGGGCTTCCGGCGGGTGCTGGTGGCGGCCTGTGCCGGGTGCACCGCCGTTTGCGGGGTGGGCGGGGAGCGCCAAGCGGGAGAGCTGGCGGACGCCCTGCGCCTGCACGCCCGCCTGCGGGGCGAAGTGCTGGATACCGAAGTGCGCGGGGTTACCCGGCAGTGTGAGCCTGAATTCGTCGCCGAACTCGCCCCGGCGGTGGCCCGCGCCGAAGCGGTGCTCACCCTGGGGTGCGGTGTGGGCGCTCAGTTTCTGGCGGAGCACTACCCGGGCGTGCCGGTGCTGCCCGGGGTGAACACCCGGTTCGCCGGGGGCTTGGCGGCGCCCGGGGTGTGGGAGGAACGCTGCCGCCTGTGCGGGGACTGTGTGCTGTACCTGACCGGGGGCGTCTGCCCGCGCACCCGCTGCGCCAAGGGCATCATGAACGGCCCCTGCGGGGGCGCCGCCGGCGGGCTTTGCGAGGTGGGCAACGCCACCCCCTGCGCCTGGCTGTTGATCTGGGAACGGCTGGAGCGGCTGGGGCGCACCGGGACCCTGGACGAGATCGGCCCGCCGCCGGACTGGTCCGGCGCCCAGGCCGGCCCGCGGCGGTCCGGGAAAGGGGGCGGGGTGGAATGA
- a CDS encoding 4Fe-4S binding protein, with translation MAVHKVGAVVVIGGGIAGIQAALDLADGGFAVYLVDEAPALGGKMPQLSRTFPTNECALCSFSPQLARIARHPKVAVLAGTRVEKVSGAPGRFNVSLRRFPRGVVVEACRDCGECAAVCPVEVPDAFNTGFSTRKAVYQPYAQAYPRAYAIDPAHCIECALCAQTCPTGAILLGAPEEPLEVEAGAVILCPGYEAFDPSPLRNWGFRVLPDVVTNLELERLLSAAGPFGGRLIRPSDGTPPRSIAWIQCVGSRNRTLGREYCSTVCCMAALKGAVTAREQADGPLETVVFYQEMRTPGKGFDRYRQRAEREGVELRCAGVDTVQQRESGGLEVRWAGPDGFGRRAFDMVVLSAGFTPAPGAAALARRLGVALDRHGFCRPAAPGTTESSRPGIFVAGAFAGPKDIAAAVIEAGAAAAEASALLAGARGAAVRDDEPVPERDVREERPRVGVVVCRCGTNIAGSIDVPAVAEASGRLEGVALTLEMIHACAPDSLDRLAATVREHGLNRLVVAACSPRSHKPLFQNVLRDAGVNGALCEMANIREQCAWVHPDPPAATAKACRLVTMAVAKSRLLEPVPPVTVPVMPAALVVGAGPSGLSAALGLADQGFEVHLVDKQKTPGGAFRAVDGGGRPGTSLVSPLAERVVRHPLVRFYPENEPVAADGHIGCFSTRLRGGQVVRHGVAVLATGAWESRPDSYLCGEHPAVVTLSEAEREGPKAWNGDADTTVFIQCVGSRDARRPWCSRSCCRRSLALALEMKAAHPKREIYILFRDLTVTGTDEDLYSEARARGIVFIRYRPGQEPRVGPVGERVAVEAADPVLDCNFRIDADRVVLAAAAEASPDSRALAHLFKVPADRDGFFLQAHTTLRPVDFSAAGVFMCGGAAGPKGLVESLLEGRAVAARCATVLGRGLVTAPGVHARVAPEKCTACLGCVRVCPFNVPVVSGNVSRIEPVQCQGCGICVAECPNAAIHLIGYRKEQLLTQVRAGLAGGAGEVGA, from the coding sequence TTGGCAGTCCACAAGGTGGGAGCGGTAGTGGTAATCGGGGGCGGCATTGCGGGAATTCAGGCCGCCCTTGATCTCGCCGACGGGGGTTTTGCGGTCTATCTGGTGGACGAGGCGCCGGCCCTGGGCGGCAAGATGCCGCAGTTGTCCAGAACCTTCCCAACTAACGAGTGTGCGCTGTGTTCGTTTTCACCGCAACTGGCCAGAATCGCCCGGCATCCGAAAGTCGCGGTGCTCGCGGGCACCCGGGTGGAAAAGGTGAGCGGCGCGCCGGGGCGGTTCAACGTTTCTCTGCGCCGTTTCCCCCGGGGCGTGGTGGTGGAGGCGTGCCGGGATTGCGGCGAATGTGCCGCCGTGTGCCCGGTGGAAGTGCCGGACGCTTTCAACACGGGATTCAGCACCCGCAAGGCGGTCTACCAACCCTACGCCCAGGCCTATCCCCGGGCCTATGCCATCGATCCTGCGCACTGCATCGAATGCGCCTTGTGCGCCCAAACCTGCCCAACCGGGGCGATCTTGCTCGGGGCCCCCGAGGAGCCGCTCGAGGTGGAGGCCGGAGCCGTGATTCTGTGCCCCGGCTACGAGGCGTTCGATCCGTCACCGTTAAGGAACTGGGGCTTTCGCGTGTTGCCGGACGTGGTCACCAACCTGGAACTGGAACGTCTCCTTAGTGCCGCCGGTCCCTTCGGGGGACGTTTGATCCGTCCGTCCGACGGCACGCCGCCGCGGAGCATCGCCTGGATCCAGTGCGTCGGTTCGCGGAACCGCACCCTGGGCCGGGAGTACTGTTCCACGGTGTGTTGCATGGCGGCGCTGAAAGGGGCGGTCACGGCGCGGGAGCAGGCGGACGGCCCCCTGGAGACAGTGGTTTTCTATCAAGAAATGCGCACTCCGGGCAAGGGGTTTGACCGTTACCGGCAGCGGGCCGAGCGGGAAGGGGTGGAGTTGCGGTGCGCCGGGGTGGACACGGTTCAGCAACGCGAAAGCGGCGGCCTCGAGGTGCGGTGGGCCGGACCTGACGGCTTCGGGCGCCGGGCGTTCGACATGGTGGTCCTGTCCGCCGGCTTCACGCCCGCCCCCGGAGCGGCGGCTCTTGCCCGGCGTCTCGGGGTGGCTCTGGACCGGCATGGTTTTTGCCGGCCGGCGGCGCCGGGGACTACAGAGAGTTCCCGGCCCGGCATCTTTGTGGCCGGGGCGTTTGCCGGCCCCAAGGACATCGCGGCGGCCGTGATTGAGGCCGGGGCGGCGGCGGCCGAAGCAAGCGCGTTGTTGGCGGGGGCGCGGGGCGCGGCGGTCCGGGACGATGAGCCGGTTCCTGAGCGCGACGTGCGTGAAGAACGCCCCAGGGTCGGGGTGGTAGTGTGCCGTTGCGGCACCAACATCGCCGGGTCGATCGATGTCCCGGCGGTGGCGGAGGCGTCCGGGCGGCTGGAAGGCGTGGCCCTGACCCTGGAGATGATCCACGCCTGCGCGCCGGACAGCCTGGACCGGCTGGCGGCAACGGTACGCGAACACGGCCTGAACCGGCTGGTGGTTGCGGCCTGCAGCCCGCGCAGCCACAAACCGTTGTTCCAAAACGTGCTCCGCGATGCCGGGGTGAACGGGGCGCTGTGCGAGATGGCCAATATCCGCGAACAATGCGCCTGGGTGCATCCGGACCCGCCTGCGGCAACCGCCAAGGCCTGCCGGTTGGTGACCATGGCGGTAGCCAAATCGCGCCTGCTGGAACCGGTGCCCCCGGTTACGGTGCCGGTCATGCCTGCGGCCCTCGTGGTGGGTGCGGGTCCGTCCGGTTTGTCGGCCGCGCTGGGACTGGCGGACCAGGGATTTGAGGTCCACCTGGTGGATAAGCAAAAAACCCCCGGCGGCGCTTTTCGCGCGGTGGACGGGGGAGGGCGTCCCGGAACCAGCTTGGTTTCTCCCTTGGCCGAGCGGGTTGTCCGGCACCCGCTGGTGCGGTTTTATCCCGAGAATGAGCCGGTGGCGGCCGACGGGCACATCGGCTGTTTTTCCACCCGCCTGCGCGGCGGCCAGGTGGTCCGCCACGGCGTGGCAGTGCTGGCCACCGGGGCGTGGGAATCGCGGCCGGACTCATACTTGTGCGGAGAACACCCGGCGGTGGTCACCCTGTCGGAGGCGGAGCGGGAAGGGCCCAAAGCCTGGAACGGGGATGCGGACACGACGGTGTTCATCCAGTGCGTCGGTTCCCGTGACGCGCGCCGCCCCTGGTGCAGCCGGTCCTGCTGCCGCCGGAGCCTGGCCCTGGCTCTGGAAATGAAGGCGGCGCACCCCAAGCGTGAGATCTACATCTTGTTCCGGGACCTCACCGTCACCGGGACCGACGAGGATCTGTACTCCGAGGCCCGGGCCCGGGGGATCGTGTTCATCCGCTACCGCCCGGGCCAAGAGCCGCGGGTCGGTCCCGTCGGCGAAAGGGTGGCGGTGGAGGCGGCCGACCCGGTACTGGACTGTAACTTCCGGATCGACGCGGACCGGGTGGTCCTGGCGGCTGCCGCCGAGGCCTCCCCGGACAGCCGGGCGCTGGCGCACCTGTTCAAAGTGCCGGCCGACCGGGACGGTTTTTTCCTGCAGGCGCACACCACCCTGAGGCCGGTGGACTTCTCCGCGGCCGGGGTGTTTATGTGCGGCGGCGCGGCGGGCCCGAAGGGCTTGGTGGAAAGCCTCCTCGAGGGCCGGGCCGTGGCGGCGCGGTGCGCCACGGTTTTGGGCCGGGGGTTGGTGACGGCCCCCGGCGTCCACGCCCGGGTGGCGCCCGAGAAATGCACGGCCTGCCTTGGCTGTGTCCGCGTATGCCCCTTCAACGTGCCGGTGGTCTCCGGGAACGTCTCCCGGATTGAGCCGGTGCAGTGCCAGGGTTGCGGAATCTGCGTGGCCGAGTGTCCGAACGCCGCCATTCACCTAATCGGTTACCGTAAGGAGCAACTGCTGACGCAAGTGCGTGCCGGCTTGGCCGGCGGTGCGGGGGAGGTGGGCGCGTGA
- a CDS encoding methyltransferase — MPNKDRLVLPEELLLAGAAVKCGLIEALRAGPLPFAEVAQAVQGDGRAVERLIEALIQLGYLEVVNGAAALTPEARRMFFEPESEHYTGFAFMHAYSRLGNWLALPEVIRTGRPPRKERSPEKLRYFMDAMREHARPVADAVAGLCLEGLSPPLRLLDLGGGPLNYAVPFARRGVAVTVQDIPEVVELMASKVPPGLDVKLVARDFHEGVAPGPFEVVFLGNITHIYGPEENRDLFSRVAGVLTPGGRIAILDYVRGISARSAYMGINMLIASASGGVWTAPEYTGWLEQAGFGPPRIKSLEERQVLVARLR, encoded by the coding sequence TTGCCGAACAAGGACCGGTTGGTTTTGCCCGAGGAGCTCTTGCTGGCCGGGGCGGCCGTCAAATGCGGCCTTATCGAGGCGTTGCGCGCCGGCCCGCTTCCGTTCGCGGAGGTGGCGCAGGCCGTCCAAGGAGACGGCCGTGCGGTGGAACGTCTGATCGAGGCCCTGATACAGTTGGGGTATCTGGAAGTCGTCAACGGGGCCGCCGCGCTTACTCCGGAAGCGCGGCGGATGTTCTTCGAACCGGAGAGTGAGCACTACACCGGTTTCGCTTTCATGCACGCCTACAGCCGGCTGGGGAACTGGCTGGCGCTGCCGGAAGTGATCAGGACGGGCCGGCCGCCCCGCAAGGAGCGCAGTCCCGAAAAGCTCCGCTATTTTATGGACGCTATGCGGGAGCACGCCCGCCCGGTCGCGGATGCCGTGGCCGGCCTCTGCCTGGAGGGCCTCTCCCCGCCGCTGCGCCTCCTGGACCTGGGCGGCGGGCCGTTGAACTACGCCGTCCCCTTCGCCCGGCGGGGCGTTGCCGTCACTGTGCAGGATATCCCGGAAGTGGTCGAACTGATGGCTTCCAAGGTGCCGCCCGGTCTGGACGTCAAACTGGTGGCGAGGGACTTCCACGAGGGAGTGGCGCCGGGACCGTTTGAGGTGGTCTTTCTGGGCAATATCACGCACATTTACGGTCCGGAAGAAAACCGGGACCTGTTTTCCCGGGTGGCGGGAGTGCTCACTCCAGGGGGACGGATCGCCATCCTGGACTACGTCCGGGGGATCAGTGCCCGGTCCGCATACATGGGGATCAACATGCTGATCGCCTCCGCGTCCGGCGGAGTGTGGACCGCCCCAGAGTACACCGGTTGGTTGGAGCAGGCCGGGTTTGGCCCACCACGGATCAAAAGCCTTGAGGAACGGCAGGTTTTGGTGGCGCGTTTACGTTGA
- a CDS encoding methylenetetrahydrofolate reductase: protein MTGVSGLARVLEAGRFAVTCEVGPPKGADVRGLAAKAAMLKGFVDAANVTDCQTAVVRLSSVAAGVHLAAAGLEPVVQMTARDRNRIAVQSDLLGAYSLGVRNVLCLTGDHQKFGNHPGAKGVFDLDSVQMVDVVRRLGDPGLFQCGEPVDGEPPVFFVGAVENPCAEPVELRVRRLDKKVRAGARFLQTQCVYDLDRFRRFMGLVRTRGLHERAHILAGVAPLKSARMARFMRDAVAGVYVPDAVVARMETAADPAAEGVALCVEQIAALREIEGVAGVHIMAVAWEKIVPEIVCRSGLYPRPAADQR, encoded by the coding sequence ATGACCGGCGTGAGTGGGCTGGCCCGGGTGCTTGAAGCCGGGCGGTTCGCGGTGACCTGCGAGGTGGGTCCGCCCAAGGGCGCGGACGTGCGGGGGCTGGCGGCCAAGGCCGCCATGCTGAAGGGTTTCGTGGACGCGGCCAACGTCACCGACTGCCAGACCGCGGTGGTCCGGCTTTCCAGCGTCGCCGCCGGTGTGCATCTGGCGGCTGCGGGCCTGGAACCGGTGGTCCAGATGACCGCTCGCGACCGCAACCGGATCGCCGTCCAGAGTGATCTCCTGGGTGCTTACAGCCTGGGCGTCAGGAACGTGCTGTGCCTGACCGGCGATCACCAGAAGTTCGGCAACCATCCCGGTGCCAAGGGGGTGTTTGACTTGGATTCGGTCCAGATGGTGGATGTTGTGCGCCGCCTGGGCGACCCGGGGTTGTTTCAGTGCGGTGAGCCGGTGGACGGCGAACCGCCGGTGTTTTTCGTGGGTGCGGTGGAAAACCCCTGTGCTGAGCCGGTGGAGTTGCGGGTGCGGCGCCTGGACAAGAAGGTCCGGGCGGGGGCGCGCTTTCTCCAGACCCAGTGCGTTTACGACCTGGACCGGTTCCGGCGCTTCATGGGCCTGGTGCGGACCCGTGGCCTGCACGAGCGTGCCCACATCCTGGCCGGGGTCGCCCCGTTGAAGTCGGCCCGGATGGCCCGGTTCATGCGCGACGCGGTGGCCGGTGTTTACGTTCCCGACGCGGTGGTTGCCAGAATGGAGACAGCGGCTGATCCAGCCGCCGAGGGGGTTGCCCTGTGCGTCGAGCAGATCGCCGCACTCCGGGAGATTGAAGGCGTCGCCGGGGTGCACATCATGGCCGTCGCTTGGGAGAAGATCGTGCCCGAAATAGTGTGCCGGTCGGGTCTATACCCCCGCCCCGCGGCGGACCAGCGGTAG
- a CDS encoding acyl-CoA dehydratase activase — MFVAGIDIGSVSAEAVVLRGGEMAGHSVLPAGADSRLAAEKALALALERAGCGPREVVFTVATGYGRVNVPFADLQVTEITCHAKGAAHLYPATRTVIDIGGQDSKVIRLEDGGAVIDFAMNDKCAAGTGRFLEVMARALEVRVEDLAALAGEAGRAAEISSLCTVFAESEVVALIGRGAPRAEIARGLLESVADRTAGLAARVGVRPEVTMTGGVAKNAGVVGALSARLGVPIRVPPEPQIVGALGAALIAFSKALRK, encoded by the coding sequence ATGTTCGTGGCCGGAATAGACATTGGTTCTGTATCCGCCGAAGCCGTGGTGCTGCGCGGCGGGGAGATGGCGGGGCACAGTGTTTTGCCCGCCGGCGCCGACAGCCGCCTGGCGGCCGAAAAAGCCCTGGCCTTGGCGCTCGAACGGGCGGGGTGCGGGCCGCGGGAGGTGGTTTTCACCGTGGCGACCGGCTATGGCCGGGTGAACGTACCTTTCGCCGACCTGCAAGTGACCGAGATCACCTGCCACGCCAAGGGGGCCGCGCATCTTTATCCCGCCACCCGGACCGTGATCGATATCGGCGGTCAGGACAGCAAGGTGATCCGGCTCGAGGACGGGGGGGCCGTGATTGACTTCGCCATGAACGACAAGTGCGCGGCCGGCACCGGGCGCTTCCTGGAAGTCATGGCGCGGGCCCTGGAGGTCCGGGTTGAAGACCTGGCGGCGCTTGCCGGGGAGGCCGGCCGGGCGGCCGAGATCAGCAGCCTGTGCACCGTATTCGCGGAGTCCGAGGTGGTGGCCCTGATCGGGCGAGGGGCGCCGCGGGCGGAAATCGCCCGGGGCCTTCTTGAATCGGTGGCCGACCGGACGGCCGGACTGGCCGCCCGGGTGGGCGTGCGGCCGGAGGTGACCATGACCGGAGGGGTGGCCAAAAACGCGGGCGTGGTCGGCGCCTTGTCGGCCCGCCTCGGAGTGCCGATCCGGGTTCCGCCGGAGCCGCAGATCGTGGGCGCCCTGGGTGCGGCCCTGATCGCGTTTTCCAAGGCCCTTAGAAAATAG
- the gap gene encoding type I glyceraldehyde-3-phosphate dehydrogenase yields MSVRVGINGFGRIGRNFLRIVHGHPDVEVTAVNDLSNPATLAHLLKYDSVHGIFGVDVRTTESGFWVDDQEIAVYAEPDPAKIPWGKHGVDIVVEATGRFTKADGAAKHLQAGARRVLISAPANGEDVMIIMGVNEKRYDPARHRIISAGSCTTNGLAPLVKVLHDRYKVKRGFMTTAHSYTNDQQLLDLAHRDLRRARAANLSIIPTTTGAAKNVGAAIPELAGKLTGLALRVPTPDVSIIDFVAELERPTTKEELNDTLRAASGGEMAGIMAYNELPLVSIDYTGNPHSSIVDGLSTFVIEGTFAKVLAWYDNEWGFSNRLLDIILYMHFLETVGKAARDKVREEARRRRPVDGANRPARERP; encoded by the coding sequence ATGAGTGTTCGCGTGGGAATCAACGGGTTCGGACGAATCGGGCGGAACTTTCTACGCATTGTGCACGGACACCCCGACGTTGAGGTGACGGCCGTGAATGATCTGTCCAACCCGGCGACTTTGGCCCACCTTTTGAAATACGATTCCGTCCACGGCATCTTCGGCGTCGATGTCCGGACCACTGAAAGCGGTTTTTGGGTGGACGACCAGGAAATCGCCGTGTACGCTGAACCGGATCCAGCCAAGATTCCTTGGGGAAAACACGGAGTGGACATCGTGGTTGAAGCCACCGGGCGTTTCACGAAAGCGGACGGCGCCGCCAAACACCTGCAGGCCGGTGCCCGGCGGGTCCTGATTTCTGCGCCCGCCAACGGCGAGGACGTAATGATTATCATGGGCGTGAACGAGAAACGTTACGATCCCGCCCGCCATCGGATCATCTCGGCCGGTTCCTGCACCACCAACGGTCTGGCGCCGTTGGTCAAGGTACTCCACGACCGGTATAAGGTGAAACGCGGGTTTATGACCACCGCCCATTCCTACACGAATGACCAGCAGTTGCTTGATCTGGCCCACCGCGACCTGCGGCGGGCGCGGGCGGCCAACCTCTCCATCATTCCGACCACCACCGGCGCCGCCAAGAACGTCGGCGCCGCGATCCCCGAACTGGCGGGAAAACTGACCGGGCTGGCCCTGCGCGTACCCACCCCGGACGTTTCAATCATTGACTTCGTGGCCGAACTGGAGCGGCCCACCACCAAGGAAGAACTGAATGACACCCTGAGGGCGGCCTCCGGCGGGGAAATGGCGGGAATCATGGCGTACAACGAATTGCCGCTGGTGTCCATCGACTACACCGGCAACCCGCACTCCTCCATTGTGGACGGACTCTCGACGTTCGTGATCGAGGGCACCTTCGCCAAGGTCTTGGCCTGGTACGATAATGAATGGGGCTTCTCCAACCGCCTGCTCGACATCATCTTGTACATGCATTTCCTGGAAACGGTGGGCAAGGCCGCCCGGGACAAAGTACGCGAGGAGGCCCGCCGGCGCAGGCCCGTAGACGGCGCTAACCGGCCCGCCCGGGAACGCCCGTAG
- a CDS encoding ATP-binding protein: protein MNKTKHYGKWFLTRVKKAVGDYRMIESGDRVVAGVSGGKDSTALLYILAYLRDYSHLRFGLEAVMLDLGWGEVDFEPHREFCRHLGVPLHIHVRPVAAIIGEKAGMNPCKLCGKLRAGVLNQAALSVGANRVALGHHLDDVIETYLLNLVFTGQMKTFRPSTYLTDTGLTLIRPLVYLPERVLSGLAAGKGFPVIKNPCPYNGRTKRDEMKAVVTELASRYPKFRERFLIGLQNVDLENLWEQRRPKPEADKGDR from the coding sequence GTGAACAAGACCAAGCATTACGGAAAATGGTTTTTGACCCGGGTGAAGAAAGCGGTCGGCGACTACCGGATGATTGAGTCCGGCGACCGGGTGGTGGCGGGGGTTTCCGGCGGCAAGGACAGTACCGCCCTGCTCTACATTCTGGCCTACCTGCGGGACTATTCCCATTTGCGTTTCGGCCTGGAAGCCGTAATGCTGGATCTCGGGTGGGGCGAAGTCGATTTTGAGCCGCACCGGGAATTCTGCCGGCACCTGGGGGTGCCCCTGCACATCCACGTCCGGCCGGTGGCGGCGATCATCGGGGAAAAAGCGGGGATGAACCCGTGCAAGCTCTGTGGTAAGCTGCGGGCGGGCGTATTGAACCAGGCGGCCTTGTCGGTGGGGGCGAACCGGGTGGCCCTGGGGCACCACCTGGACGACGTCATCGAAACCTATCTTTTGAACTTGGTTTTCACTGGACAGATGAAGACCTTCCGGCCGAGCACCTATCTGACCGATACCGGCCTGACTCTGATCCGGCCCCTGGTGTACCTGCCGGAGCGGGTCCTGTCCGGCCTGGCGGCCGGCAAGGGGTTTCCGGTGATCAAAAATCCCTGTCCCTACAATGGGCGGACGAAACGGGACGAGATGAAAGCCGTGGTGACCGAACTGGCGTCCCGGTATCCTAAGTTCCGGGAGAGATTCTTGATCGGCTTGCAGAACGTGGACCTGGAAAACCTTTGGGAACAACGGCGTCCCAAGCCGGAGGCGGATAAGGGCGACAGGTAG